A stretch of the Marmota flaviventris isolate mMarFla1 chromosome 12, mMarFla1.hap1, whole genome shotgun sequence genome encodes the following:
- the Cnih4 gene encoding protein cornichon homolog 4 codes for MEAVVFVFSLLDCCALIFLSVYFIITLSDLECDYINARSCCSKLNKWVIPELIGHTIVTVLMLVSLHWFIFLLNLPVATWNIYRFIMVPSGNMGVFDPTEIHNRGQLKSHMKEAMIKLGFHLLCFFMYLYSMILALIND; via the exons atggaggcAGTAGTGTTCGTCTTCTCGCTCCTCGATTGTTGCGCGCTCATTTTCCTCTCAGTCTACTTC ATAATTACATTGTCTGATTTAGAATGTGATTACATTAATGCTAGATCATGTTGCTCAAAATTAAACAAG TGGGTAATTCCAGAATTGATTGGCCATACTATTGTCACTGTATTAATGCTTGTTTCATTGCACTGGTTCATATTCCTTCTCAACTTACCTGTTGCTACTTGGAATATATATCG ttttattatgGTGCCAAGTGGCAACATGGGAGTGTTTGATCCAACGGAAATACACAATCGAGGGCAACTGAAGTCACACATGAAAGAAGCCATGATCAAGCTTGGTTTCCACTTGCTCTGTTTCTTCATGTATCTTTATAG TATGATTTTAGCTTTGATAAATGACTGA